In the Gemmatimonadota bacterium genome, CCGCCGAAGTCTGCATGGACCGCATACGCCGGGCGCGGCCGGATACCGAACTGTTCGAAGAACTCGAAACGCTACGCGCCATCCGCGAGAACTACCTGGAACTGGCGCGGCGGAGAAGCGTCCTGGACCACATCCGGATCATCGACGGCGCGCGCACGCCCGACGAAGTGCAGGAGGAAGCGCGCGCGCGGGTGGAAGAAGTGATGCAACCCTCCTGCAGCGGATAACGCCATGCTGACCTACATCCTCCGGTTCGTAATGAGATTCCTGGCGGGGATCCTGATCCAGCAGGTCCTTCGTTTCCTGGCCGCCATGGTCATGCGTCCCCCCCGGCCGGTCCGTCCGGAGCCCGAACCCCGGGCCCGGGCGCCACAGAAGCCGAAGACGACCATCGATCCGAGGAACATCGAGGAAGGCAAGTTCGAGGACATCCCCGGAGAGTGACACCGTGAGCAAAGGATGCTGAGAAACTTCACCTGGATCATACCCCGTCGGCTGGCCGGCATGGCCCTGCCGACGAGCGCCCTTCGAGGTCGCGGGGGCGCCGCGGCGGACCCCGCGCTGGCGCAGGAGGCGGACCCCGCACTGGTGCAGGACCTGATGCGCCTGAAGGAACAGGGCGTGCGCACCGTGGTGTCCCTGACGCGCGAACCGCTCCACGAAGGGACACTGGACCACTGCGGGATCCACAGCCTGCACATTCCCGTGGAGGACATGACGGCGCCTTCTCCGGAACAGATCCGCCGGGCTGTTGAGTTTATCGATGAGCATGTGGAACAGGGCGGCGTGGTCGTGCACTGCATGGCGGGCATAGGCCGCACCGGAACCGTGCTGGCCGGGTATCTCGTCTGGCGGGGTTCCACGCCCGAAGCCGCCATAGCGGAAATCAGAAACAGCCGGCCCGGGTCGGTGGAGACCTTCGACCAGGAATCGTCGATCTTCCGGTTCGCCGAATCCATGGCCGGGCATAAAGCGTAAGAAAAACGTGCGTAGGAAAAGACGCGCCAGGGAGGCAACCAGCCCCATGTTCACGATCGCGGTAATCACCGACGAAGTATCCCAGGACCTGGACAGGGTCATCGCATTCGCCCGTGATTTCAACCTGGACGGGATCGAGATCCGATCGATCTGGGACAAGCCGCCCCAGGATCTCGACGACGACGAGATCGCCCGGATCAGGGACCGGACCGGTGAAGCCGGACTGGCGGTCGTCGGCGTGGCGCCACCCTTCTACAAGTGCGACATAGACGACGACGCCTCCTGCAGCGAACATCTCGATATCCTACGCAGGAGCATACGGGTCGCCCGGCGATTGGACACGCCGCTGGTCCGCGTCTTCGCCTTCTGGAAACAGGATCCCCTCGATCATTTCTGGGACCGGATTGTCGACCGGTTCCTTGAACCTGTCCGTATCGCCGACGGCGAGGGCGTCGTGCTGGGACTGGAAAACGAAATGTCCACCATGATCGGCACCGGCGCGGAAACCCGGCGTTTGATCGACGTCCTGGATACACCAGTCGTCAAACCCCTCTGGGATCCCTGCAACGAACTGTTCGACGACGAAGGTCACGCGCCTTATCCCGACGGCTACGATCACATCCGGTCGGACATGTATCACATGCACATCAAGGATGGGGCACGGGGCACGGACGGGGGGTATGTCAATGTTCCCATGTGCGAAGGCGAAATAGACTACCGCGGCCAGTTCGCCGACCTGGCCGAGCAGGACTACGAGGGTTGCGTGTCACTCGAGACCCACTGGCGCATCGGACCGGAGCAGATCGAACAGACCCTGCTTGAACTGCCTGGTGGAAAACAGTTTTCGGAGGCCGGTGAAGCGGCCTCCAGGATCTGCATGCGGAACACGCTGGACCTCCTGGCCGACCTGGGCGTAACCCGGGCGTGAGGCCGGCCTGGGCGTAACCCGGGCGTGAGGTCCACGCGAGATCAGGCAAGCGCGG is a window encoding:
- a CDS encoding protein phosphatase, translating into MLRNFTWIIPRRLAGMALPTSALRGRGGAAADPALAQEADPALVQDLMRLKEQGVRTVVSLTREPLHEGTLDHCGIHSLHIPVEDMTAPSPEQIRRAVEFIDEHVEQGGVVVHCMAGIGRTGTVLAGYLVWRGSTPEAAIAEIRNSRPGSVETFDQESSIFRFAESMAGHKA
- a CDS encoding sugar phosphate isomerase/epimerase, which produces MFTIAVITDEVSQDLDRVIAFARDFNLDGIEIRSIWDKPPQDLDDDEIARIRDRTGEAGLAVVGVAPPFYKCDIDDDASCSEHLDILRRSIRVARRLDTPLVRVFAFWKQDPLDHFWDRIVDRFLEPVRIADGEGVVLGLENEMSTMIGTGAETRRLIDVLDTPVVKPLWDPCNELFDDEGHAPYPDGYDHIRSDMYHMHIKDGARGTDGGYVNVPMCEGEIDYRGQFADLAEQDYEGCVSLETHWRIGPEQIEQTLLELPGGKQFSEAGEAASRICMRNTLDLLADLGVTRA